The following coding sequences are from one Prochlorococcus sp. MIT 0604 window:
- the lpxB gene encoding lipid-A-disaccharide synthase — translation MNKKIFISTGEVSGDLHGSLLSKALLEEAKTKSIDLEICGLGGERMKKEGVKILQDTTSISAIGIWEALPLIIPTIRIQKRFYKLLKKYPPDCLILIDYMGPNINIGTKLKRSKTNIPIYYYIAPQEWAWRVGNNTTTNLIKFSDKIFAIFKKEAAFYKNRGGNVLWVGHPMIDFIKKLPLKKDARTILNLRPNQNILLLMPASRPQELRYVLPTFMRAAKKLQQKYPSLIIYIPSCRSSFDGIFKKAFRKYQVKGLVISQKDSAKLKPYIYSLTKIALCKSGTVNMELALYGIPQIVGYRVSRVTAFIAKKILNFKVRFISPVNLLVNKLIIPEFVQRDFDEEKIFDKSCRILEGKSEKIKIKKGYAFLKKELGEEGVVQRTAKEIINSII, via the coding sequence ATGAATAAAAAGATATTTATAAGTACTGGTGAAGTTTCTGGTGATTTGCACGGAAGTTTGTTATCAAAAGCATTATTAGAGGAAGCCAAAACAAAATCTATAGATTTAGAAATTTGCGGTTTAGGTGGGGAAAGGATGAAGAAAGAAGGTGTAAAAATTCTTCAAGATACTACATCAATAAGTGCCATAGGGATTTGGGAGGCTTTACCTCTTATTATTCCAACAATAAGAATTCAAAAAAGGTTTTATAAATTACTGAAGAAATATCCTCCAGATTGCTTAATTCTGATTGACTATATGGGGCCCAATATAAACATTGGAACTAAATTAAAAAGATCGAAGACTAATATTCCAATTTATTACTATATTGCTCCTCAAGAGTGGGCTTGGAGAGTTGGCAATAATACTACAACAAATCTAATAAAATTTTCTGACAAAATTTTTGCGATTTTCAAGAAAGAGGCAGCATTTTATAAAAATCGGGGCGGAAATGTTTTGTGGGTTGGACATCCAATGATTGATTTCATAAAAAAACTTCCCCTAAAGAAAGACGCCAGAACTATTCTGAACCTTCGCCCAAATCAAAACATTCTACTTTTAATGCCCGCATCAAGACCTCAAGAATTACGATATGTACTACCTACTTTCATGAGGGCGGCTAAAAAATTACAACAAAAATATCCAAGTTTGATTATCTATATACCCTCCTGCCGGAGCTCTTTTGATGGAATTTTCAAAAAGGCTTTTAGAAAATATCAAGTCAAAGGACTTGTGATTTCTCAAAAGGATAGTGCAAAATTAAAGCCTTATATTTATTCGCTCACCAAAATCGCTCTTTGTAAATCTGGGACAGTAAACATGGAACTAGCTTTGTATGGAATCCCGCAGATTGTCGGTTATAGAGTGAGTAGGGTTACTGCTTTTATTGCTAAAAAAATTCTCAATTTCAAAGTAAGATTTATTTCCCCTGTAAATTTGTTAGTTAATAAATTAATAATTCCTGAGTTTGTACAGAGAGACTTTGACGAAGAGAAAATCTTCGACAAATCTTGTAGGATTCTGGAGGGGAAGTCAGAAAAAATAAAAATTAAAAAAGGTTATGCTTTTTTAAAAAAAGAATTAGGCGAAGAGGGCGTAGTTCAGAGAACTGCTAAAGAGATTATTAATTCTATTATTTAA
- the lpxA gene encoding acyl-ACP--UDP-N-acetylglucosamine O-acyltransferase: MDNKNSELNISFSGVKVHPNAFVDPSAELHDGVIISQGAIVGPNVIIGKGTEIGPNAVISGRTQIGKNNKVFPSVFIGLDPQDLKYKGAPTEVIIGDNNTFRECVTINKATDEGEKTIIGNNNLLMAYTHIGHNCELGNRIVLSNSVQVAGHVKIEDKAIIGGCLGIHQFVHIGYLAMIGGMTRVDRDVPPFCLAEGHPGRLRGLNRVGIKRSGLMENKEFDLKLLQNTWNLLFKSNDVISNSLEKVMTGELDISSSKLCNFLKESISKERRGPMPLVNL, translated from the coding sequence ATGGATAATAAAAATAGTGAATTAAACATAAGCTTTAGTGGTGTAAAAGTGCACCCAAATGCTTTTGTTGATCCAAGTGCCGAATTACATGATGGCGTTATTATCTCTCAAGGAGCTATCGTCGGGCCTAATGTAATTATCGGAAAAGGAACCGAAATAGGACCGAATGCTGTTATTTCAGGAAGAACTCAAATTGGTAAAAACAATAAAGTTTTCCCGAGTGTTTTTATAGGTCTTGATCCCCAAGACCTTAAATATAAAGGAGCCCCTACTGAAGTAATTATCGGAGATAATAATACGTTCAGAGAATGTGTAACTATTAATAAAGCAACTGATGAAGGAGAAAAAACTATTATTGGCAATAATAATTTGTTGATGGCTTACACCCACATTGGCCATAATTGCGAACTTGGTAATAGGATAGTTTTATCAAATAGTGTCCAAGTTGCCGGCCACGTCAAGATTGAAGATAAAGCTATTATCGGTGGCTGTTTAGGTATTCATCAATTTGTCCATATTGGATATTTAGCAATGATTGGAGGAATGACTAGAGTAGATAGAGATGTACCTCCTTTTTGTTTGGCAGAAGGGCATCCAGGAAGATTGAGAGGTTTGAATAGGGTTGGAATTAAAAGAAGTGGTTTAATGGAAAACAAAGAATTTGACTTAAAATTACTTCAAAATACATGGAATCTACTTTTTAAATCTAATGATGTGATTTCAAATTCGTTAGAAAAAGTAATGACAGGAGAATTAGATATCTCATCTTCAAAACTATGTAATTTTTTAAAAGAGTCAATATCTAAAGAGCGACGAGGACCTATGCCTTTAGTGAATTTATGA
- the fabZ gene encoding 3-hydroxyacyl-ACP dehydratase FabZ: MEKNLTSENNQLSSEQILGLLPHRYPFALVDKVIEHIPGERAVAVKNVTINEPQFQGHFPERPLMPGVLIVESMAQVGGIIVTQMPNLPKGLFVFAGINNVKFRKPVVPGDQLIISCELLSIKRQRFGKVKGEVHVDGKLVCAGELMFSLVD; encoded by the coding sequence TTGGAAAAGAACTTAACAAGTGAAAATAATCAACTTTCTTCTGAGCAGATACTAGGTTTGTTACCTCATAGATATCCTTTTGCTCTTGTGGACAAAGTTATAGAGCATATTCCGGGGGAAAGAGCGGTTGCAGTAAAAAATGTAACTATAAATGAGCCTCAATTTCAGGGACATTTTCCTGAGAGACCCTTAATGCCTGGGGTTCTTATTGTTGAATCAATGGCTCAAGTTGGTGGAATAATTGTAACGCAAATGCCCAATCTTCCTAAAGGTCTTTTCGTCTTTGCTGGAATCAATAATGTTAAATTCAGAAAACCAGTTGTGCCTGGAGATCAATTGATAATTTCTTGTGAGTTATTGTCTATTAAAAGACAAAGATTTGGGAAGGTTAAAGGAGAGGTGCATGTTGATGGGAAGTTGGTTTGTGCTGGAGAATTAATGTTTTCATTAGTTGATTAG
- the lpxC gene encoding UDP-3-O-acyl-N-acetylglucosamine deacetylase: MFSWPANYDSCYTLAGVISREGVGLHSGEKTSVTISSYEKEGYYVSFKDKPNEIFKLTQDLIGSTMLCTAVKLGGRNLYTIEHLLSSMAGCGLSYIHIEVDGKEIPLLDGSAIQWVRDFEEVGIKKAPRPDNFFREINKSIILNKEGSVIAATPAEKTTIISTISFAYKAIGNQTFVIDLNPKNFVEMIAPARTFGFKDQFQELSELGLIKGGSLENALVCDGDKWVNPPLRFDNEPIRHKILDLIGDLALVGLPKAQILVYKGSHSLNALLASSLKN; this comes from the coding sequence GTGTTTTCTTGGCCTGCTAATTATGATTCTTGCTATACCTTGGCTGGTGTTATCTCTAGAGAGGGTGTAGGCCTGCACAGTGGTGAAAAAACAAGCGTTACAATTTCTTCCTATGAGAAAGAAGGATATTATGTCTCTTTTAAAGATAAACCTAATGAGATTTTTAAGTTAACTCAGGATTTAATTGGAAGTACGATGCTTTGTACGGCTGTAAAATTAGGGGGGAGAAATTTGTATACTATCGAACATTTATTATCTTCAATGGCAGGGTGTGGTTTAAGTTATATTCATATTGAGGTTGATGGGAAAGAGATTCCTCTTTTAGATGGATCGGCAATTCAGTGGGTTAGAGATTTTGAAGAAGTAGGGATTAAAAAAGCACCTAGACCAGATAATTTTTTTCGAGAGATTAATAAATCAATAATTTTAAATAAAGAAGGCTCAGTGATAGCTGCAACTCCTGCTGAAAAAACTACAATTATATCCACTATAAGTTTTGCCTACAAAGCAATCGGAAATCAAACTTTTGTGATTGATTTAAATCCAAAAAATTTTGTCGAAATGATTGCTCCTGCCAGAACATTTGGCTTTAAAGATCAATTTCAAGAGTTAAGTGAACTTGGATTAATTAAAGGCGGGAGTTTGGAAAATGCCCTTGTTTGTGACGGTGATAAATGGGTTAATCCACCATTAAGATTTGATAATGAACCAATAAGACATAAAATTTTAGACCTAATTGGGGACTTGGCTTTGGTAGGGTTACCTAAGGCACAAATTTTAGTTTATAAAGGATCACATTCTTTAAATGCTTTATTGGCCTCATCGCTAAAAAATTAA
- a CDS encoding BamA/TamA family outer membrane protein: MQKHFLKFGKVFTNVACAPFILISNNSELAAKYFSNEVDQSITTLEISNIKNNLFQGIDIKKEEKFLLAENNEGINKESVLISEIIIEGWENHPEGRKLELAAYDSMSIKPGSIVDNRILNQDLNAIYASGWFSGVKIKPQDGPLGVRLIVNVVPNPILKKVELKPMNSVFSNEYVDDIFNNYYGTTLNLNELQNKIEIIKKRYEEKGYSLARITGPDRISDNGVVTLKVSEGIVSDIKLRFPGSDGEFVIDGKPRKGKTKDWVIKRELKTKPGSIFNRKILEADISRLYATSLFDDVKVSIGPDNLNPGQVIIFLDLSEQRTGSLTGGLGYSNSSGIFASIGLQETNALGRAWSTNLNLNFGEYSTTYNFSLTDPWIKGDKHKTSFRTNIFLSRDYPQEFISENNGRIYAVNDTTTSTSDTFSSIVLEKTGGGFSFSRPLNGGDPFKVSKWRVLAGMNFKKIKMIDGDGNEKPYGDTTPTTGNRNDIICIGFTPNDGSCPAENTLVSVIASTSRSNLNNSVNPTSGNKFSFGSEQFFSMGQDSPTFNRMKASYSFFIPTKLINLTKACKSIDASSEDCPQAIGFQFKAGTILGELPPYEAFCMGGTSSVRGWGSCDLSVSKSFVEGTAEYRFPVWRMLSGAIFVDAGSDLGSQKDVPGKPGKLLQKSGSGFSLGGGIGVKTPIGPLRLDVASKDLSGDWRYTLGVGWKF; this comes from the coding sequence ATGCAAAAGCATTTTTTAAAATTTGGAAAGGTTTTCACAAATGTTGCCTGCGCACCCTTTATTTTGATATCAAATAATTCAGAACTGGCTGCAAAGTATTTTTCAAATGAAGTTGATCAATCAATAACAACCTTAGAAATTTCAAATATTAAAAATAATTTATTTCAAGGGATTGATATCAAAAAAGAGGAGAAATTTCTACTTGCAGAAAATAATGAAGGCATTAATAAAGAAAGTGTTCTTATCTCAGAAATAATTATCGAAGGTTGGGAAAATCATCCTGAGGGTAGAAAACTTGAATTGGCTGCATATGATTCTATGAGCATAAAGCCTGGAAGTATCGTTGATAATCGAATTTTAAATCAAGACCTCAATGCCATATATGCTAGTGGGTGGTTTTCAGGAGTTAAAATAAAGCCTCAAGATGGGCCACTAGGCGTGAGATTAATAGTAAATGTGGTGCCTAACCCAATTTTGAAGAAAGTTGAACTTAAACCAATGAACTCTGTATTCTCCAATGAATACGTAGATGATATTTTTAATAATTATTATGGGACAACTCTTAACTTAAATGAACTTCAAAATAAGATAGAAATAATAAAAAAACGTTATGAAGAAAAGGGTTATTCACTAGCTAGAATAACTGGCCCCGATAGAATTTCTGATAACGGAGTAGTAACATTAAAAGTTTCTGAGGGCATCGTATCGGACATAAAATTAAGATTCCCTGGTTCTGATGGTGAATTTGTTATTGATGGGAAACCTAGGAAAGGGAAAACAAAAGACTGGGTAATAAAGAGAGAATTAAAAACAAAACCTGGTTCAATATTTAATAGGAAAATTTTAGAAGCTGATATCAGTAGACTCTATGCCACATCATTATTTGACGATGTAAAGGTTTCTATTGGTCCTGATAATTTAAATCCTGGTCAAGTCATAATTTTTTTAGACTTGAGCGAGCAAAGAACAGGATCATTAACAGGTGGACTTGGTTATAGTAATAGTTCAGGGATCTTCGCCTCAATTGGTTTACAGGAAACAAATGCACTAGGAAGAGCATGGTCTACAAATTTAAATCTAAATTTTGGTGAATATTCAACTACATATAATTTTTCATTAACTGATCCATGGATTAAAGGAGATAAACATAAAACATCTTTTAGAACAAATATTTTTTTAAGTAGAGATTATCCACAAGAATTCATAAGCGAAAACAATGGGCGCATATACGCGGTAAATGATACTACTACTTCAACCTCTGATACTTTTTCATCAATAGTTTTAGAAAAAACAGGAGGTGGATTTTCTTTCTCAAGGCCATTAAATGGTGGAGATCCATTTAAGGTCTCAAAATGGAGAGTTCTTGCAGGAATGAATTTTAAGAAAATAAAAATGATTGATGGAGATGGGAACGAAAAACCCTATGGTGACACAACTCCAACAACAGGAAATAGAAATGATATTATTTGTATTGGATTTACTCCAAATGATGGTTCATGTCCTGCAGAAAATACATTAGTAAGTGTTATAGCGAGTACTTCCAGAAGTAATTTGAACAATTCTGTTAACCCAACTTCAGGAAATAAATTTAGCTTTGGTTCCGAACAATTTTTTTCAATGGGGCAAGATTCTCCAACTTTTAATAGAATGAAAGCCTCATATTCATTTTTTATCCCAACAAAATTAATAAATTTAACAAAGGCATGTAAATCTATCGATGCTTCGAGTGAAGACTGTCCTCAGGCCATTGGATTTCAATTTAAGGCGGGAACTATTCTTGGGGAATTGCCTCCTTACGAAGCATTTTGTATGGGAGGAACATCATCTGTTAGAGGTTGGGGATCTTGTGATTTGTCTGTAAGTAAAAGTTTTGTTGAGGGTACAGCAGAATATAGATTTCCTGTTTGGAGAATGTTATCGGGAGCTATATTCGTAGATGCAGGAAGTGATCTAGGCTCTCAAAAGGATGTTCCTGGAAAACCCGGTAAATTATTGCAGAAATCAGGTTCTGGTTTTTCCCTAGGAGGGGGAATTGGTGTTAAAACACCAATAGGTCCATTAAGATTAGATGTTGCTAGCAAGGACTTAAGTGGGGATTGGAGATATACACTTGGAGTTGGATGGAAGTTTTAA
- the purC gene encoding phosphoribosylaminoimidazolesuccinocarboxamide synthase produces the protein MNNKFELIYEGKAKKVFAHHDVDKVKIEFKDDATAFNALKKEKFEGKGKLNCLISARIFEILIKKNIPTHFIELENEITMIAKKIKVIPLEIVLRNTAYGSLCRQTTIKPGTFLPKPLIDIYLKNDELNDPLITKDRIELMNILSSDDLELIINLTLKINEILKSFFKNIQLQLVDFKLEFGYDFRNNILLGDEISPDNCRLWDLKPKTDTIVSLDKDRFRNDLGGLIEAYSEIHRRINDFLEPY, from the coding sequence ATGAACAATAAATTTGAGTTGATTTATGAAGGCAAGGCAAAAAAAGTATTTGCTCATCATGATGTAGATAAAGTAAAAATTGAATTTAAAGATGATGCTACAGCTTTTAATGCGTTGAAAAAAGAAAAATTTGAAGGTAAAGGCAAACTTAATTGCCTAATTAGTGCAAGAATTTTTGAGATTCTGATTAAGAAGAATATTCCAACTCATTTTATTGAACTTGAAAATGAAATTACAATGATTGCAAAAAAAATAAAAGTAATTCCATTAGAAATTGTCCTAAGAAATACTGCTTATGGTTCTTTGTGTAGACAAACGACTATTAAACCTGGAACTTTCTTACCAAAACCATTAATTGATATCTATCTTAAAAATGATGAACTTAATGATCCCCTTATTACAAAAGATAGAATTGAATTAATGAACATATTAAGCTCTGATGATTTAGAGTTAATAATAAATCTAACTTTAAAAATTAACGAAATCCTGAAAAGTTTTTTTAAAAATATTCAACTTCAACTTGTGGATTTTAAGTTGGAGTTTGGTTATGATTTTAGAAATAACATTCTTCTAGGGGATGAAATAAGTCCTGATAATTGTAGATTGTGGGATCTAAAGCCAAAAACTGATACAATTGTAAGTCTAGACAAAGATAGATTTAGGAATGATTTAGGTGGTCTTATTGAGGCTTATAGTGAAATTCACAGAAGAATAAATGATTTTCTTGAACCTTATTGA
- the purD gene encoding phosphoribosylamine--glycine ligase encodes MGNHLPRSRSFNRLENILIIGNGGRENSLAWAIQKNKLVKKVYLIPGNAGSERISKCKRIEIDINNKNLLVEKLDFLKIDLVVIGPEIPLANGLADFLRKRDFKVFGPNKDGAKLEFSKSWAKEFMQEANIPTANFWKVNSLEEAKKIINLSSIPLVVKADGLASGKGVFIPNSKDECFKAAESIFNGRFGKSGSIVVLEEKIQGPEVSVFALCDGERYTLLPTAQDHKRLNEKDKGPNTGGMGAYSPAPLITEDYLDRIIKEIIEPTINELNKRNIDYKGVIYFGLMITKSGPKVIEYNCRFGDPECQTIMPLMDQNFVFLLEKCSMGNLTGHEKINTSDKVSGCVIATSKGYPQEYKTGFQIKIGKIDSDDCQIFDSGTSLSKNGKLLTNGGRVLSIVCQDKDFDMVFEKAYKNLKEIHFDGIYFRNDIGHQVRKNFSWEN; translated from the coding sequence ATGGGAAATCATTTACCAAGATCAAGAAGCTTTAATAGGTTAGAAAATATCTTAATAATTGGGAATGGGGGAAGAGAAAACTCTCTAGCTTGGGCTATTCAAAAAAATAAATTAGTTAAAAAAGTTTATTTAATACCTGGTAACGCTGGTTCAGAAAGAATTAGTAAATGTAAAAGAATAGAAATTGATATAAATAATAAAAATCTACTTGTAGAAAAGCTTGATTTTCTCAAGATAGATTTAGTAGTAATCGGACCAGAAATACCTCTGGCAAATGGATTAGCTGATTTTCTTCGCAAAAGGGATTTTAAAGTATTTGGTCCTAATAAAGATGGAGCAAAATTAGAATTCAGCAAATCTTGGGCTAAGGAATTTATGCAAGAAGCAAATATTCCAACTGCAAACTTTTGGAAAGTCAATTCTCTGGAAGAAGCAAAAAAAATTATCAATTTATCATCAATTCCACTGGTAGTAAAAGCTGATGGTCTAGCTTCAGGTAAAGGTGTTTTTATTCCAAATTCAAAAGATGAATGCTTTAAAGCCGCAGAGTCAATTTTTAATGGTAGATTTGGCAAATCTGGGAGTATAGTTGTCCTAGAAGAAAAAATTCAAGGACCAGAAGTTTCAGTTTTTGCTTTATGCGATGGTGAGCGATATACATTACTTCCAACCGCCCAAGATCACAAACGACTTAACGAGAAAGATAAAGGACCAAATACAGGCGGTATGGGAGCTTATTCTCCGGCGCCACTAATAACAGAAGATTACCTTGATAGAATTATTAAAGAGATAATTGAACCGACAATAAATGAACTTAATAAAAGAAATATTGATTATAAAGGCGTAATTTATTTTGGGTTAATGATCACAAAATCCGGACCCAAAGTTATAGAATATAATTGTAGATTTGGTGATCCAGAATGCCAAACAATAATGCCGTTGATGGATCAAAATTTTGTATTTCTTTTAGAAAAATGCTCAATGGGAAATTTGACTGGTCATGAAAAAATCAATACTTCTGATAAGGTTAGTGGTTGTGTAATAGCGACCTCCAAAGGTTATCCGCAAGAATATAAAACCGGCTTTCAAATAAAAATTGGTAAGATCGACTCTGATGATTGTCAAATCTTCGACTCCGGTACTTCTTTAAGTAAAAATGGCAAGTTATTAACTAATGGGGGGAGAGTTTTAAGTATTGTCTGTCAAGATAAAGATTTTGATATGGTTTTTGAAAAAGCATATAAAAATTTAAAAGAAATTCATTTTGATGGTATTTACTTCAGAAATGACATAGGCCATCAAGTCAGAAAAAACTTTTCTTGGGAGAATTAA
- a CDS encoding ATP-binding protein, whose product MVDTNNRESRKYNINDIEDLNSNYWINGILAWWSGFSLRTKLLAIATLVVSLLMTGITFFALNSIQRDAGMNDTRYARDLGLLLSGNVTELVANNQKKEISNVAEKFWRSSRNLRYIFFTDAEDIVQLGIPISATPTSSDSQYQLTRKLKLPSELKKRPQFPLVRQHATPQGQVTDVFVPMLWKGKYLGTLALGVTPNKKALASAALTREVTIAVFISIWVLVILGAVFNALTITRPVRELVRGVREISRGNFKSRISLPMTGDLGELLNGFNRMATQLENYDEANIEELKAAQIKQQSLIATMADGAILLDSQGKIVLTNPTAKRLFRWEGRLLEGKHFLNEIPEILSNDLHTNIESILNREKEKDDLRFSLGEPARTLRIVLQSVLDTNKVELKGIAVTIQDLTREVELNAAQNRFISNVSHELRTPLFNIKSYVETLHDLKDQLSDEEQIEFLGIANSETDRLTRLVNDVLDLSRLESGKIIQLEQMDIKPAIEQTLRNYRLNATEKNVSLAHDIEETIPPILGNFDLLLQVFDNLLGNGLKFSPKNSSLIIRAYTWPDSCPAFPPSIKNDGAPQCELVSPLPKVRIEIADTGSGISQADQEKIFDRFYRVENSVHTEQGTGLGLSIVRGIIEKHGGEIRMASELGVGTTFWFDLALAQSDKDELLTKAINNSDSFSGSEIKEII is encoded by the coding sequence ATGGTCGATACCAATAATCGAGAAAGTAGAAAATATAACATCAATGATATTGAAGATTTGAATAGTAACTATTGGATTAATGGAATCCTAGCTTGGTGGAGCGGGTTCAGTTTAAGAACAAAGTTGTTAGCAATAGCAACTCTTGTAGTAAGTCTGCTAATGACAGGAATAACTTTTTTTGCGTTAAATAGCATTCAAAGAGATGCAGGAATGAATGATACTAGATACGCTAGAGACCTTGGCTTATTGTTATCTGGGAATGTTACAGAATTAGTTGCTAATAACCAAAAAAAAGAAATTTCAAATGTTGCTGAAAAGTTTTGGAGATCAAGTCGAAACTTGCGCTATATATTTTTTACTGATGCTGAGGATATTGTTCAACTTGGGATACCGATCAGTGCAACACCGACAAGCTCAGACAGTCAGTATCAACTTACTCGAAAATTAAAACTCCCTTCAGAATTAAAGAAGAGACCACAATTCCCTTTAGTTAGGCAACATGCGACGCCGCAAGGTCAAGTAACAGATGTATTTGTCCCTATGTTATGGAAAGGCAAATATCTTGGAACTTTAGCTTTGGGAGTCACCCCTAATAAAAAAGCATTAGCCAGTGCTGCCTTAACTAGAGAAGTAACCATTGCAGTTTTTATCTCTATTTGGGTTTTAGTAATACTTGGAGCTGTATTTAATGCATTAACAATAACAAGACCAGTAAGAGAGTTAGTAAGAGGTGTCAGAGAAATTTCAAGAGGAAATTTCAAGTCTAGAATTTCTTTACCTATGACAGGTGATCTAGGAGAACTCTTAAATGGATTTAACCGAATGGCCACACAGTTAGAAAATTATGACGAAGCTAATATAGAAGAATTAAAAGCGGCACAAATCAAACAGCAATCTCTTATAGCTACAATGGCTGACGGTGCCATATTATTGGATTCACAAGGAAAAATTGTACTTACTAATCCAACAGCAAAGAGATTATTTCGTTGGGAAGGAAGATTATTAGAGGGTAAACATTTTTTAAATGAAATCCCCGAGATTTTATCTAACGACTTGCATACGAATATAGAGTCTATTTTAAACAGAGAAAAGGAGAAGGACGATTTAAGATTTAGTTTAGGAGAACCCGCAAGAACCTTGAGAATTGTCTTGCAATCAGTTTTAGATACAAATAAAGTTGAATTAAAAGGTATTGCTGTAACTATCCAAGATTTAACAAGAGAAGTTGAACTTAATGCTGCACAAAATAGATTTATTAGTAATGTTTCGCACGAATTAAGGACACCGCTTTTTAATATCAAAAGTTACGTAGAGACCTTACATGATTTGAAAGATCAGCTTTCTGATGAAGAACAAATAGAATTTTTGGGCATTGCTAATTCAGAGACTGATAGGTTAACAAGACTTGTAAATGATGTATTAGATTTATCAAGATTGGAGTCTGGGAAAATTATTCAGCTTGAGCAAATGGACATAAAACCAGCAATAGAACAAACCCTTAGAAATTATAGACTTAATGCTACAGAAAAAAATGTTTCATTAGCTCATGATATAGAGGAAACTATTCCTCCAATTCTTGGAAATTTTGATTTGCTTCTACAGGTTTTTGATAATTTGCTGGGTAATGGATTAAAATTCAGTCCTAAAAACAGCTCTCTTATTATACGAGCTTATACTTGGCCAGATTCCTGTCCAGCTTTCCCTCCAAGTATTAAAAATGATGGAGCCCCTCAATGTGAATTAGTTTCACCACTCCCAAAAGTGAGAATTGAGATTGCTGATACTGGCTCAGGAATATCGCAGGCTGATCAAGAAAAGATATTTGATCGTTTTTATAGAGTAGAGAATTCTGTTCATACTGAGCAAGGCACCGGTTTAGGTTTATCTATAGTGCGGGGGATAATTGAAAAACACGGTGGCGAGATTCGTATGGCTAGTGAATTAGGAGTAGGAACAACCTTCTGGTTTGATTTAGCCTTAGCACAATCTGATAAAGATGAACTATTGACAAAAGCTATTAATAATTCAGATTCTTTTTCAGGTTCTGAAATTAAAGAAATTATCTAA